A part of Streptomyces sp. DSM 40750 genomic DNA contains:
- a CDS encoding DUF3046 domain-containing protein: protein MRLTVFWQRMADHFGEGYADTFARDHVMSGLGGRTVHQALDAGWEAKDVWRVVCTTMGVPAENR, encoded by the coding sequence ATGCGGTTGACGGTCTTCTGGCAGCGGATGGCGGATCACTTCGGTGAGGGCTACGCCGACACCTTCGCGCGCGATCACGTGATGTCCGGCCTCGGCGGGCGCACGGTCCACCAGGCGCTGGACGCCGGCTGGGAGGCCAAGGACGTGTGGCGCGTGGTGTGCACGACCATGGGTGTTCCAGCCGAAAACCGCTGA
- a CDS encoding AI-2E family transporter has translation MAPTDETAQFEHQSSPFGTTPPTRPPAGPEPGAASSGRMPRWLPRAMVLALSLVAVFQLGSWAFHQLIGLLINILIAFFLALAIEPAVSWMASKGLRRGFATFLVFMITLIGAAGFVTLLGSMLAGQIIKMVEDFPAYLDSVISWINSSFHTELKRVDIQEGLLRSDWLQKYVQNSATGVLDVSAQVLGGLFQLLTIALFSFYFAADGPRLRRALCSVLPPARQAEVLRAWEIAVDKTGGYLYSRGLMALISGAAHYVLLEYLDVPYAPALAVWVGLVSQFIPTIGTYLAGALPMLIAFTVNPWYALWVLVFVVIYQQFENYVLQPKLTSKTVDIHPAVAFGSVVAGTALLGAVGALIAIPAIATLQAFLGAYVKRYDVTDDPRVHGHRRRGSGNLLARLRKRPHQAREEDGTDGDVLIRVRKRLEEKLDQKRGTRQSADDSANTRRDDDTPRRDTESPGGDTEALGGPGSEDGGRPEGGTP, from the coding sequence GTGGCCCCCACAGACGAGACCGCGCAGTTCGAGCACCAGTCATCCCCGTTCGGCACGACACCGCCCACCCGGCCCCCGGCCGGTCCGGAGCCCGGTGCCGCGTCGAGCGGCCGCATGCCCCGCTGGCTGCCGCGCGCGATGGTGCTGGCGCTCTCCCTTGTCGCCGTCTTCCAGCTGGGCAGCTGGGCGTTCCACCAGCTCATCGGGCTGCTGATCAACATCCTCATCGCGTTCTTCCTCGCGCTCGCGATCGAGCCCGCAGTGAGCTGGATGGCCTCCAAGGGCCTGCGCAGGGGCTTCGCCACCTTCCTGGTCTTCATGATCACGCTGATCGGGGCCGCCGGATTCGTCACCCTGCTCGGCTCGATGCTCGCCGGTCAGATCATCAAGATGGTCGAGGACTTCCCGGCGTACCTCGACTCCGTCATCAGCTGGATCAACAGCAGTTTCCACACCGAGCTCAAACGCGTCGACATCCAGGAGGGGCTGCTCCGCTCCGACTGGCTGCAGAAGTACGTGCAGAACAGCGCCACGGGCGTCCTCGATGTCTCGGCACAGGTCCTGGGCGGCCTCTTCCAGCTGTTGACGATCGCGCTGTTCTCGTTCTACTTCGCCGCCGACGGCCCACGGCTGCGGCGCGCGCTGTGCTCCGTGCTGCCGCCCGCCAGGCAGGCCGAGGTTCTGCGCGCGTGGGAGATCGCAGTCGACAAGACCGGCGGCTATCTGTACTCACGCGGTCTGATGGCGCTGATCTCCGGCGCGGCGCACTATGTCCTGCTGGAGTACCTCGACGTGCCCTACGCGCCCGCGCTCGCGGTCTGGGTCGGTCTGGTCTCGCAGTTCATCCCCACCATCGGCACCTATCTCGCGGGTGCCCTGCCGATGCTGATCGCCTTCACGGTCAACCCCTGGTATGCGCTGTGGGTCCTCGTCTTCGTGGTGATCTACCAGCAGTTCGAGAACTATGTGCTGCAGCCCAAGCTGACCTCGAAGACCGTGGACATCCACCCGGCCGTCGCCTTCGGTTCGGTCGTCGCGGGCACCGCGCTCCTCGGCGCCGTCGGCGCGCTCATCGCCATCCCCGCCATCGCCACCCTGCAGGCCTTCCTCGGGGCGTACGTGAAGCGGTACGACGTCACGGACGACCCCCGGGTGCACGGGCACCGCAGGCGCGGCTCGGGCAACCTCCTCGCCCGCCTGCGGAAGCGGCCGCACCAGGCCCGGGAGGAGGATGGGACCGACGGCGACGTTCTCATACGCGTGCGCAAGCGGCTGGAGGAGAAGCTGGACCAGAAGCGGGGCACGAGGCAGTCGGCGGACGACTCCGCGAACACCCGGCGGGACGACGACACCCCGCGCCGGGACACGGAGTCCCCGGGCGGGGACACAGAGGCTCTGGGCGGGCCCGGGTCCGAGGATGGCGGCAGGCCCGAGGGCGGCACCCCGTAG
- the recA gene encoding recombinase RecA, giving the protein MAGTDREKALDAALAQIERQFGKGAVMRLGERPNEPIEVIPTGSTALDVALGVGGLPRGRVVEVYGPESSGKTTLTLHAVANAQKAGGQVAFVDAEHALDPEYAKKLGVDIDNLILSQPDNGEQALEIVDMLVRSGALDLIVIDSVAALVPRAEIEGEMGDSHVGLQARLMSQALRKITSALNQSKTTAIFINQLREKIGVMFGSPETTTGGRALKFYASVRLDIRRIETLKDGTDAVGNRTRVKVVKNKVAPPFKQAEFDILYGQGISREGGLIDMGVENGFVRKAGAWYTYEGDQLGQGKENARNFLKDNPDLANEIEKKIKEKLGVGVRPEEPTAEPGTDAAVSATDDAAKTVPAPAAKTTKTKAATAKS; this is encoded by the coding sequence ATGGCAGGAACCGACCGCGAGAAGGCGCTCGACGCCGCGCTCGCACAGATTGAACGACAGTTCGGCAAGGGCGCGGTGATGCGCCTCGGCGAGCGGCCGAACGAGCCCATCGAGGTCATCCCCACCGGGTCGACCGCACTCGACGTCGCCCTCGGTGTCGGCGGCCTGCCGCGCGGCCGAGTGGTGGAGGTGTACGGCCCGGAGTCCTCCGGCAAGACGACCCTGACTCTGCACGCGGTGGCGAACGCGCAGAAGGCCGGCGGCCAGGTGGCCTTCGTGGACGCCGAGCACGCCCTCGACCCCGAGTACGCGAAGAAGCTCGGCGTCGACATCGACAACCTGATCCTGTCCCAGCCGGACAACGGCGAGCAGGCCCTGGAGATCGTGGACATGCTGGTCCGCTCCGGCGCCCTCGACCTCATCGTCATCGACTCCGTCGCCGCACTCGTCCCGCGCGCCGAGATCGAGGGCGAGATGGGCGACAGCCACGTGGGTCTGCAGGCCCGCCTGATGAGCCAGGCCCTGCGGAAGATCACCAGCGCGCTCAACCAGTCCAAGACCACCGCCATCTTCATCAACCAGCTCCGCGAGAAGATCGGCGTGATGTTCGGCTCCCCGGAGACCACGACCGGTGGCCGCGCGCTGAAGTTCTACGCCTCGGTGCGACTCGACATCCGACGCATCGAGACACTGAAGGACGGCACCGACGCGGTCGGCAACCGCACCCGCGTCAAGGTCGTCAAGAACAAGGTCGCGCCGCCCTTCAAGCAGGCCGAGTTCGACATCCTCTACGGGCAGGGCATCAGCCGCGAGGGCGGTCTGATCGACATGGGTGTGGAGAACGGCTTCGTCCGTAAGGCCGGTGCCTGGTACACGTATGAAGGTGACCAGCTCGGCCAGGGCAAGGAGAACGCCCGCAACTTCCTGAAGGACAACCCCGACCTCGCCAACGAGATCGAGAAGAAGATCAAGGAGAAGCTGGGCGTCGGCGTCCGGCCCGAGGAGCCCACCGCCGAGCCGGGCACGGACGCGGCGGTCTCGGCCACGGACGACGCCGCGAAGACGGTGCCCGCCCCGGCTGCCAAGACCACCAAGACCAAGGCCGCGACGGCGAAGAGCTAG